In one Bacillus sp. PK3_68 genomic region, the following are encoded:
- a CDS encoding biotin/lipoate A/B protein ligase family protein produces the protein MEKEIWKFVDSGRQTAEFNMAMDEALLEWHSEGKIPPVIRFYGWEPAALSIGYFQKATKEIDLDAVKQHGLGFVRRPTGGRGVLHEHELTYSVIVTEEHPNMPAGVTEAYRVISEGILKGFHHLGLEAYFAVPRTDEEKNSLKNPRSSVCFDAPSWYELVVEGRKVAGSAQTRQKGVILQHGSILLDLDEDKLFSLFTYPNERVKERMQRAFKSKAVAINAISPHKVTYDMAGTAFKKGFEEGLGVELQPYEFTAEEIAYIEQLAKEKYASDEWNFKR, from the coding sequence ATGGAAAAAGAGATTTGGAAATTTGTTGATTCCGGACGCCAAACAGCAGAGTTCAATATGGCAATGGATGAGGCGCTGCTGGAATGGCATAGCGAGGGAAAAATCCCGCCAGTTATTCGTTTTTATGGCTGGGAACCGGCTGCGTTGTCAATCGGCTATTTTCAAAAAGCGACAAAAGAAATAGATCTGGATGCGGTAAAACAGCATGGCCTCGGTTTTGTCCGTCGTCCAACCGGCGGAAGAGGCGTGCTTCATGAGCATGAACTGACGTACAGTGTGATCGTGACGGAAGAGCATCCGAACATGCCTGCAGGTGTAACAGAGGCATACCGAGTCATATCTGAGGGGATTTTAAAAGGATTCCATCATCTTGGACTGGAGGCTTACTTTGCTGTTCCCCGGACAGACGAAGAGAAGAACAGTTTAAAGAACCCGCGCTCTTCGGTCTGCTTTGATGCACCTAGCTGGTATGAACTTGTAGTTGAAGGCCGGAAGGTAGCAGGAAGTGCACAAACAAGGCAAAAAGGTGTTATCTTGCAGCACGGGTCTATTTTGTTGGATCTTGATGAAGACAAATTGTTTAGCTTATTTACCTATCCAAATGAGCGCGTGAAAGAGCGGATGCAACGGGCGTTTAAAAGCAAAGCGGTTGCCATCAATGCGATCAGTCCCCATAAGGTGACTTATGATATGGCTGGGACAGCCTTCAAAAAAGGATTTGAGGAAGGGCTTGGAGTAGAACTTCAGCCATATGAGTTTACTGCAGAGGAAATTGCTTATATTGAACAGCTCGCGAAGGAAAAATACGCTTCAGATGAATGGAATTTTAAAAGATGA
- the gcvPB gene encoding aminomethyl-transferring glycine dehydrogenase subunit GcvPB — MNKKDQELIFELSQPGRIGYSLPELDVPEKDLSTLLPAGYLREEEPELPEVSELDIMRHYTALSNRNHGVDSGFYPLGSCTMKYNPKINEDVARLDGFAHIHPLQQEETVQGAMELLYDLQEHLKEITGMDEVTLQPAAGAQGEWTGLMMIRAFHEENGEFNRTKVIVPDSAHGTNPASATVAGFETVTVKSGEDGLVDLEDLRRVADETTAALMLTNPNTLGLFEENILEIAEIIHGVGGKVYYDGANLNAVMSKARPGDMGFDVVHLNLHKTFTGPHGGGGPGSGPVGVKKDLIPYLPKPVLVKEEGVYRFDYNRPQSIGRVKPFYGNFGINVRAYTYIRSMGPDGLKAVTEYAVLNANYMMRRLAPYFDLPFDRHCKHEFVLSGKRQKKLGVRTLDIAKRLLDFGFHPPTIYFPLNVEECMMIEPTETESKETLDAFIDVMIQIAKEVEDNPEIVQEAPHTTVIGRLDETAAARKPVLRYERELQNV, encoded by the coding sequence ATGAATAAGAAGGACCAGGAGCTTATTTTTGAATTGTCTCAGCCGGGGCGGATTGGCTATAGTCTGCCTGAGTTGGATGTGCCAGAAAAAGATTTATCTACCCTTTTGCCGGCAGGATACTTGCGGGAAGAAGAGCCGGAACTTCCAGAGGTTTCTGAACTGGATATTATGCGTCATTACACAGCACTTTCAAATAGAAATCATGGAGTGGACTCTGGATTTTATCCGCTCGGTTCTTGCACGATGAAATACAATCCAAAAATCAATGAAGACGTTGCTCGTTTGGATGGCTTTGCCCACATTCATCCGCTTCAGCAAGAAGAGACTGTGCAGGGGGCGATGGAGCTGCTGTATGATCTTCAAGAACACTTAAAAGAAATTACGGGCATGGATGAAGTGACACTTCAACCAGCAGCTGGAGCTCAGGGTGAGTGGACGGGATTAATGATGATCCGTGCTTTCCATGAAGAAAATGGAGAGTTTAACCGTACGAAGGTCATTGTGCCTGATTCTGCTCATGGCACAAACCCGGCTTCTGCAACAGTTGCCGGGTTTGAAACAGTGACGGTAAAATCAGGAGAAGACGGTTTGGTTGACTTAGAGGATTTAAGACGGGTAGCTGATGAAACAACAGCCGCGCTCATGCTGACAAATCCGAATACGCTCGGCTTGTTTGAAGAGAATATCTTGGAAATTGCAGAGATTATTCATGGCGTCGGCGGCAAGGTGTATTATGATGGTGCTAACTTAAATGCGGTGATGTCAAAAGCTCGGCCTGGGGACATGGGATTTGATGTCGTTCACTTAAATCTTCATAAAACATTTACCGGTCCTCATGGCGGTGGCGGTCCGGGTTCCGGTCCTGTCGGTGTCAAGAAGGACTTAATTCCTTATTTGCCGAAGCCAGTGCTGGTTAAAGAAGAAGGAGTCTATCGTTTTGACTATAATCGTCCGCAGTCTATTGGCCGCGTGAAGCCTTTTTACGGCAACTTCGGAATCAACGTTCGTGCTTACACGTATATCCGCTCAATGGGGCCAGACGGCTTAAAAGCAGTAACAGAATATGCCGTGTTAAATGCCAACTATATGATGCGCAGGCTTGCTCCTTACTTTGATCTACCATTTGATCGTCATTGCAAGCATGAGTTTGTATTGAGTGGCAAGCGCCAGAAAAAACTCGGTGTGCGCACGCTTGATATCGCTAAGCGTCTGCTTGATTTTGGCTTCCATCCGCCAACAATCTACTTCCCGTTAAATGTGGAAGAATGTATGATGATTGAACCGACAGAAACAGAGTCAAAAGAAACACTTGATGCGTTTATTGACGTCATGATCCAAATTGCGAAGGAAGTTGAAGACAACCCGGAAATCGTTCAGGAAGCACCGCATACAACGGTAATTGGCAGGCTTGATGAAACGGCCGCCGCTCGTAAGCCGGTTCTTCGCTACGAAAGAGAGCTGCAGAACGTTTAA
- the gcvPA gene encoding aminomethyl-transferring glycine dehydrogenase subunit GcvPA, whose product MKHRYLPMTETDKKEMLAAVGVQTIDELFADIPEKVRFQGLYDIKKAKAEPALKKELSSLAAKNINAKQYASFLGAGVYDHYTPSIVDHVISRSEFYTAYTPYQPEISQGELQAIFEFQTMICELTGMDVANSSMYDGGTALAEAAMLSAGQTKRKKVLVSETVHPESRDVLKTYAKGQNIEVVVIPHKNGVTDIEQLNTLVDNDTAAVIVQYPNFFGAIESLSEVEKAAHSAKAMFVVSSNPLALGALTPPGKLGADIVVGDAQPFGIPAQFGGPHCGYFAVTKKLMRKVPGRLVGQTHDDQGQRGFVLTLQAREQHIRRDKATSNICSNQALNALAASVAMTALGKKGVREIAVQNLQKAFFARETLKQHGVDIVFDGPVFNEFVVRLNKPVKEVNQKLLEKGIIGGYDLGLTYEGLENCMLVAVTEMRTKEEIELFAKELGDSHE is encoded by the coding sequence ATGAAGCATCGTTACTTGCCGATGACAGAAACGGACAAAAAGGAAATGCTTGCAGCAGTGGGTGTCCAAACAATAGACGAATTGTTTGCGGATATTCCTGAAAAAGTACGCTTTCAAGGATTATATGATATTAAGAAAGCGAAAGCGGAACCAGCACTCAAAAAAGAATTAAGCTCACTGGCAGCAAAGAATATAAATGCCAAGCAATATGCTTCCTTTTTAGGAGCGGGCGTATATGATCATTATACCCCTTCTATCGTGGATCATGTAATTTCCCGTTCGGAGTTTTACACAGCGTATACACCGTACCAGCCGGAAATCTCCCAAGGAGAGCTGCAGGCGATCTTTGAGTTCCAAACAATGATTTGTGAATTGACAGGTATGGATGTGGCCAACTCTTCTATGTATGACGGAGGTACAGCGTTGGCGGAAGCGGCTATGCTAAGTGCGGGCCAGACGAAAAGAAAGAAAGTGCTCGTGTCAGAAACCGTTCACCCAGAGTCGCGCGATGTGTTAAAAACATATGCTAAAGGTCAGAACATTGAGGTAGTCGTTATCCCTCATAAAAATGGCGTAACAGATATTGAGCAATTAAATACATTGGTGGATAACGATACAGCAGCTGTTATTGTTCAATATCCTAACTTCTTTGGAGCTATTGAGTCACTTTCTGAAGTGGAAAAAGCAGCTCATAGCGCAAAAGCAATGTTTGTCGTTTCTTCTAACCCGCTTGCTCTCGGTGCGTTGACGCCTCCTGGAAAGCTTGGAGCGGACATAGTGGTCGGCGATGCGCAGCCATTCGGCATTCCAGCTCAATTTGGCGGGCCGCACTGCGGATATTTTGCGGTGACGAAAAAGCTGATGCGTAAAGTTCCGGGTCGCCTCGTTGGCCAGACGCATGATGACCAAGGACAACGCGGCTTTGTATTGACGCTTCAAGCACGTGAGCAGCATATTCGCCGTGACAAAGCGACTTCCAATATTTGTTCCAATCAGGCGCTTAATGCTCTTGCGGCCAGTGTAGCAATGACAGCTTTAGGCAAAAAAGGAGTACGAGAAATAGCGGTACAAAACTTGCAAAAAGCATTTTTCGCGAGAGAAACATTAAAGCAGCACGGCGTAGACATTGTATTTGACGGGCCTGTATTTAATGAGTTTGTGGTCCGCCTGAATAAGCCAGTAAAAGAAGTAAATCAAAAGCTGCTCGAAAAAGGCATTATCGGCGGCTATGATCTTGGCCTTACTTATGAGGGACTGGAGAACTGCATGCTTGTTGCTGTGACAGAAATGCGGACAAAAGAAGAAATTGAACTCTTTGCAAAAGAATTGGGGGATAGCCATGAATAA
- the gcvT gene encoding glycine cleavage system aminomethyltransferase GcvT: MGELKRTPLFEWYKQSGAKTIDFGGWELPVQFSSIKEEHEAVRTKAGLFDVSHMGEVTVKGEGALAFLQKMMTNDLSKLQPNQAMYTIMCNEKGGAVDDLLVYMLAEENYLLVVNAANTDKDFAWLKKHQAGDVQIENVSKDWAQLAIQGPAAEGILQKLVSDLDLGEIRPFKFRQEVRINGVPALVSRTGYTGEDGFEIYSRSEEAPKLWQDLLEAGEEDGLLPCGLGARDTLRFEANLALYGQELAEDISPIEAGLGFAVKTNKDDFIGLEVLKEQKENGPERKLIGLEMIDRGIPRHGYTVFSGEEQVGHVTTGTQSPTLKKNIGLALVKAECAVPGKELLVEVRGKKLAAKTVKPPFYKRSK, from the coding sequence ATGGGAGAGTTAAAGCGCACGCCATTGTTTGAATGGTATAAGCAGTCTGGAGCAAAAACAATTGACTTTGGAGGATGGGAGCTGCCTGTTCAGTTCTCAAGCATTAAGGAAGAACATGAAGCTGTCCGGACAAAAGCAGGACTTTTTGACGTTTCCCACATGGGTGAGGTTACTGTAAAAGGAGAAGGCGCATTGGCTTTCCTCCAAAAGATGATGACGAATGATTTGTCAAAGCTGCAGCCGAACCAAGCGATGTATACAATTATGTGCAATGAAAAAGGCGGAGCTGTTGATGATTTGCTTGTTTACATGCTTGCTGAAGAAAATTACCTGCTTGTTGTCAATGCTGCTAACACAGATAAGGATTTTGCCTGGCTAAAGAAGCATCAGGCAGGAGACGTGCAAATCGAAAATGTATCAAAAGACTGGGCACAGCTTGCCATCCAAGGGCCAGCCGCAGAAGGAATCTTGCAAAAGCTTGTATCTGACTTGGATTTGGGCGAAATCAGGCCTTTTAAATTCCGTCAAGAAGTCAGAATCAATGGGGTGCCTGCTCTTGTGTCACGCACTGGTTACACGGGAGAAGACGGCTTTGAAATTTACAGTCGCAGTGAGGAGGCCCCTAAGCTGTGGCAGGATCTTCTAGAAGCAGGTGAAGAAGATGGGCTTCTTCCATGTGGTCTTGGTGCCCGTGATACTTTGCGGTTTGAAGCAAATCTAGCGCTGTACGGTCAAGAACTGGCAGAAGACATTTCTCCAATTGAAGCGGGCTTAGGCTTTGCTGTGAAAACAAATAAAGATGATTTTATCGGGCTGGAAGTTCTAAAGGAACAGAAAGAAAATGGTCCGGAGCGAAAACTGATTGGTCTTGAAATGATTGACCGGGGGATTCCGCGCCATGGATATACTGTTTTTTCAGGCGAAGAACAAGTTGGTCATGTGACAACCGGCACTCAGTCGCCGACTTTAAAGAAAAATATCGGGCTCGCTTTAGTAAAAGCAGAATGTGCTGTACCTGGTAAAGAACTGCTGGTGGAAGTCCGCGGTAAGAAGCTGGCAGCTAAAACTGTAAAACCGCCATTCTATAAACGTTCAAAATAA
- a CDS encoding SNF2-related protein, translated as MNVEIYFNHAWEEELEKRIEQDGPWGNWPLFQSTVNMETRMMVPNFEGLLAPSFLPELTALPHQLEAARRVVEEMNGKAILADEVGLGKTIEAGLVLKEYLIRGLVKKVLILAPASLVSQWANELNSKFYIPAIAQKKFYAWDQHDIVISSIDTAKRSPHKEKIYEQDYDLVIIDEAHKLKNHKTKNYQFVRHLKKKFCLLLTATPIQNRLDEMFHLVSLLKPGHLGSEGQFTERFKKGDRQVQNHHHLIKLMNKVMIRNRRQDTGVEWTARKVESVKVTFTEEERSLYQALEYFVRSQPDDVRSSFSLLTLQREACSSKEAVFFTLKNMARKLYGDHLDFPESFQNVLSHIQNVTRNSKAEKALELVQSINDKVIIFTEYRATQLYLQWFFKQNGISSVPFRGGFKRGKKDWMKQLFEKQAQVLIATEAGGEGLNLQFCHHVINFDLPWNPMRLEQRIGRVHRFGQTKDVRIYNFSTEDTIEDRILQLLYEKIHLFEQAVGQLDDILEKMDIPNMQEHLADIFQNSRTEGELRVKMKNLEAVIDLANEWHEEEESFSEKRNSSIS; from the coding sequence ATGAATGTGGAAATCTATTTTAATCACGCCTGGGAAGAAGAATTAGAGAAAAGAATAGAACAAGACGGGCCGTGGGGCAATTGGCCGCTCTTTCAATCAACTGTAAACATGGAAACACGAATGATGGTGCCGAATTTTGAAGGATTGTTAGCTCCTAGCTTTTTACCAGAGCTTACGGCCTTGCCCCATCAGCTTGAAGCAGCTAGAAGAGTAGTGGAAGAAATGAATGGAAAAGCGATTTTAGCGGACGAAGTAGGGCTGGGAAAAACGATTGAAGCCGGATTGGTATTAAAAGAATACTTGATCCGTGGCCTCGTGAAAAAAGTGTTAATTTTAGCTCCAGCTTCCCTTGTCTCCCAATGGGCCAATGAATTAAATAGTAAGTTTTATATTCCTGCTATCGCTCAGAAAAAATTTTATGCGTGGGATCAGCATGACATCGTCATCTCGTCTATCGACACGGCGAAGCGAAGCCCTCACAAAGAAAAGATCTATGAACAAGACTATGATTTAGTCATTATCGATGAGGCTCATAAATTAAAAAACCATAAAACCAAAAACTATCAGTTTGTCCGTCATTTAAAAAAGAAGTTTTGCCTGCTTTTAACGGCAACACCTATTCAAAACCGTCTTGATGAAATGTTTCATCTTGTTTCATTATTAAAGCCCGGCCATCTTGGTAGCGAAGGACAATTTACAGAGCGGTTTAAAAAGGGCGACCGCCAGGTACAAAATCATCATCATTTAATCAAGCTAATGAATAAAGTGATGATTCGTAACCGCCGGCAGGATACAGGGGTGGAATGGACAGCGAGAAAAGTAGAATCAGTAAAAGTAACGTTCACAGAAGAAGAACGTTCCCTCTATCAGGCTCTTGAGTATTTCGTTCGCAGCCAGCCTGACGATGTACGATCTTCCTTTTCTTTGCTTACTTTGCAACGGGAAGCTTGCAGCAGCAAAGAGGCAGTCTTTTTTACCTTGAAGAACATGGCTAGAAAGCTGTACGGAGATCATCTTGATTTTCCGGAGAGTTTCCAAAACGTTTTGTCCCACATCCAAAATGTAACACGAAACTCAAAAGCGGAAAAAGCGCTTGAACTCGTTCAATCTATTAATGATAAAGTCATTATCTTTACTGAATATCGAGCCACTCAATTATATTTGCAATGGTTCTTTAAACAAAACGGCATTTCGTCCGTTCCTTTTCGTGGTGGCTTTAAGCGCGGGAAAAAAGATTGGATGAAACAACTTTTTGAAAAGCAGGCACAAGTCTTAATTGCTACAGAAGCTGGCGGAGAAGGATTAAACCTGCAGTTTTGTCACCATGTCATTAACTTTGACCTTCCCTGGAATCCGATGCGCCTTGAACAAAGAATTGGCCGTGTTCATCGTTTCGGGCAAACGAAAGATGTACGCATTTACAATTTCAGCACTGAAGATACGATTGAAGACAGAATTCTGCAGCTTCTTTATGAAAAAATCCATTTATTTGAACAAGCTGTCGGACAATTAGATGATATTTTAGAGAAAATGGACATTCCCAATATGCAGGAACACTTGGCTGATATTTTTCAAAACTCAAGAACGGAAGGAGAGCTGCGCGTCAAGATGAAAAACCTTGAAGCTGTCATTGATCTGGCTAACGAGTGGCATGAAGAGGAGGAATCATTTAGTGAAAAACGAAATTCATCTATTTCTTGA
- a CDS encoding YqhG family protein codes for MKNEIHLFLENYFRAAECTFLQETEGALCVKLTPEIDKELMNRPFYWHYAEKTGMKAEPLSLTLITDQAKAPPNIEGESVHFGTPRLQQIFESAKKHTSFIRLYEQRESGSQQPLQPWLLVNIKVSYEANHKKDIFHSLGLNLINGAIQEEFMNVLNRKLLVSKIPDFSFTITPLIKPKSGVKRLQRFLTSRLEKETHDWAVKAKKEWEEDLVLLDYFYEDEEKPEAYFIEKAALEKQYSPKIHVDIINGGVIYLHS; via the coding sequence GTGAAAAACGAAATTCATCTATTTCTTGAAAATTATTTTAGAGCAGCTGAATGCACATTTTTACAAGAAACAGAAGGAGCCCTCTGTGTAAAGCTGACTCCTGAGATTGATAAGGAACTAATGAACCGGCCCTTTTACTGGCATTATGCCGAAAAAACTGGAATGAAGGCAGAACCACTTTCGTTAACACTGATTACCGATCAGGCAAAAGCGCCTCCGAATATTGAAGGAGAAAGCGTGCATTTCGGTACACCGCGCTTACAGCAAATTTTTGAATCAGCAAAGAAACATACAAGTTTCATCCGACTTTACGAACAGAGAGAGTCTGGCAGCCAGCAGCCGCTTCAGCCCTGGCTCTTAGTTAATATAAAGGTCTCCTATGAAGCAAATCACAAAAAAGATATCTTTCATTCACTGGGCCTCAATTTAATTAATGGAGCAATTCAAGAAGAATTTATGAATGTACTCAATCGGAAGCTATTAGTATCAAAAATCCCTGACTTTTCTTTTACCATTACTCCTTTAATCAAGCCGAAAAGCGGCGTCAAAAGGCTTCAACGTTTTTTGACATCCCGACTTGAAAAAGAAACTCATGATTGGGCGGTAAAAGCTAAGAAAGAATGGGAAGAGGATTTGGTCTTACTTGATTATTTTTATGAAGATGAGGAGAAGCCCGAAGCTTATTTTATTGAAAAGGCCGCATTGGAAAAACAGTATTCTCCGAAGATTCATGTAGATATTATTAATGGCGGTGTAATCTATTTGCACTCATAG
- a CDS encoding YqzE family protein, whose translation MSDYVRYFVETFLGYFSEPKKVRKEKRHQKRAGRANFSFRWFGLLPLALRQLFHKK comes from the coding sequence ATGAGCGACTATGTAAGATATTTTGTAGAAACGTTTCTCGGTTATTTTAGTGAACCGAAAAAAGTAAGGAAAGAAAAGCGACACCAAAAGCGGGCTGGCCGTGCCAACTTTTCTTTTAGGTGGTTCGGCCTGCTTCCATTAGCGCTGCGCCAGCTCTTTCATAAAAAGTGA
- the comGF gene encoding competence type IV pilus minor pilin ComGF has product MDQLVLKYREKSTVLRNNRGFTIVESLFVLLIFISIAALFPLIYGAVYQTEEQLKPERRAEWELFVLQLRKEINVSHSLQISAQKLTFIQGTDVISIEKYNDGVRRRVGGRGHEMILQQASSIQFYPCGSLLCAEAGFKNGEKEKAQFHIFAGEAI; this is encoded by the coding sequence TTGGATCAGCTTGTTTTGAAGTATCGGGAGAAGTCTACTGTATTAAGAAACAATAGGGGGTTTACAATCGTAGAGTCTTTGTTCGTTTTACTCATCTTTATCAGTATTGCTGCTCTCTTCCCGCTTATATACGGAGCAGTATATCAGACAGAAGAACAACTTAAGCCGGAAAGAAGGGCAGAGTGGGAGCTGTTTGTACTGCAGCTTAGAAAGGAAATAAATGTTTCCCATTCTCTTCAAATAAGCGCGCAAAAACTGACGTTTATTCAAGGAACAGATGTTATTTCAATTGAAAAATATAATGATGGCGTAAGAAGAAGAGTGGGTGGCAGAGGGCATGAGATGATTCTTCAGCAAGCTTCATCCATACAATTTTATCCATGTGGTTCACTGTTGTGCGCGGAGGCAGGCTTTAAAAATGGTGAGAAAGAAAAGGCACAATTTCATATATTTGCAGGAGAGGCTATATGA
- a CDS encoding type II secretion system protein produces the protein MLKNNEGGFTLAESLLSLMVIAMLAAFILPLMGQMTGQSKALWERQKGMRLLYEEGAKQMIEGEDFHVVYEREGEKYDISWETSIGSACFEVSGEVYCIKKQ, from the coding sequence ATGTTAAAGAACAATGAAGGGGGCTTTACACTTGCAGAAAGCTTACTATCTTTAATGGTCATAGCCATGCTAGCCGCTTTTATACTGCCATTGATGGGGCAAATGACAGGACAATCCAAAGCCCTTTGGGAGAGGCAAAAGGGGATGAGGCTTTTATATGAAGAGGGGGCAAAGCAAATGATTGAAGGAGAAGACTTTCACGTGGTCTATGAGAGAGAGGGAGAGAAATATGATATTTCCTGGGAAACGAGCATTGGATCAGCTTGTTTTGAAGTATCGGGAGAAGTCTACTGTATTAAGAAACAATAG
- the comGD gene encoding competence type IV pilus minor pilin ComGD, which translates to MLNKIERCARSDEGFTLVETMVILTVIVVLLSVAVLPFPRVAADFEKQQFLNQLQADLFLAQSYAIAKQEVVEVRFIYTENRYTIRPLTAPTNLFVQRSMPDTIRYVDGSLAKLSFLPNGNTSSFGTVHFEYLDRHISLIFQIGKGRFYVKEQ; encoded by the coding sequence TTGTTAAATAAAATAGAACGGTGCGCAAGATCAGATGAGGGCTTTACCCTTGTTGAAACGATGGTCATTCTCACAGTTATAGTCGTTTTACTATCGGTAGCTGTGCTTCCTTTTCCAAGGGTAGCTGCTGACTTTGAAAAACAACAATTTCTCAATCAACTGCAGGCAGACCTGTTTCTCGCTCAGTCGTATGCTATTGCCAAGCAAGAGGTAGTGGAAGTGAGGTTTATTTATACGGAAAATCGCTATACCATTCGGCCGCTGACTGCTCCTACGAACTTGTTTGTTCAAAGGAGCATGCCTGATACTATTCGATATGTGGATGGATCGTTAGCCAAATTATCTTTTTTGCCGAATGGGAATACAAGCAGCTTTGGCACCGTTCATTTTGAATACCTTGATCGTCACATTTCGTTGATTTTTCAAATTGGCAAGGGGAGATTTTATGTTAAAGAACAATGA
- the comGC gene encoding competence type IV pilus major pilin ComGC → MNRLVKNESGFTLIEMMIVLLVISVLLFIAIPNVAKQSRNINSKGCTAFKHMVQGQVQAYRIDLKKFPSSVGDMVESGYLRSDETACPNGDQLKIGADGEVSIVK, encoded by the coding sequence ATAAATCGTCTAGTAAAAAATGAATCAGGGTTTACATTAATTGAAATGATGATTGTTTTATTAGTCATTTCAGTATTGTTATTTATCGCTATTCCAAATGTAGCAAAACAGAGCCGCAATATTAATAGCAAAGGATGTACAGCATTTAAACATATGGTGCAAGGACAGGTGCAGGCTTACCGGATTGATTTAAAGAAATTTCCATCATCCGTCGGGGATATGGTAGAGAGCGGTTATTTAAGAAGCGATGAAACAGCTTGCCCAAATGGAGACCAATTAAAGATTGGAGCCGATGGAGAGGTATCAATTGTTAAATAA
- the comGB gene encoding competence type IV pilus assembly protein ComGB, which translates to MLNQGFTMSQALEFLLMNFDRNHHKSIQKIRSELNDGTSLNEILHMLNFPSMICLQVYFAEKHGRLPETLIYAGEHWKKTEEAKEKLAKLLQYPIFLLFLLFMLLLLLNQFLMPRFEELYAALSFAPSGSTLLLIAFLQQGPSFILLAAAGLAVASLSFFFHYQRQTPRSKINWMVKIPVPSTYFTLFLTRLFAKEVSYLLQSGFAVNEVLLILQEQTMHPILRQVALEMNLHLVTGQSLAESAEQVSGFVPELPRILRHGETNGRLAQELLLFSQFCDVIIEKKIKRGLAVLQPAIFLFVGLVVVAIYLSVMLPMFQMMGSI; encoded by the coding sequence ATGTTGAACCAAGGGTTTACGATGAGTCAGGCCCTTGAGTTTTTGTTGATGAATTTTGACCGCAATCATCACAAATCAATTCAGAAAATCCGTTCTGAGTTAAATGACGGGACATCTTTAAATGAGATTCTTCACATGCTTAACTTTCCATCAATGATTTGTCTGCAAGTGTACTTTGCCGAAAAACACGGTCGTTTGCCGGAAACGCTAATATATGCGGGGGAGCACTGGAAAAAGACCGAGGAGGCAAAGGAAAAGCTAGCGAAGCTTCTTCAGTACCCGATATTCTTGTTGTTTCTTTTATTTATGCTGTTGCTTCTTTTAAATCAATTTTTAATGCCGCGATTTGAAGAGCTGTACGCTGCTCTCAGCTTTGCCCCGAGCGGAAGTACCCTCTTGCTTATTGCTTTTTTGCAACAGGGCCCCTCCTTCATTCTACTAGCTGCTGCTGGTTTGGCAGTTGCTTCTCTATCTTTCTTTTTTCATTATCAAAGACAAACTCCTCGAAGTAAAATTAATTGGATGGTGAAAATCCCAGTTCCCTCTACTTATTTCACTTTATTTCTTACCCGTTTATTCGCTAAAGAAGTTTCTTATTTGCTACAAAGCGGCTTTGCTGTTAATGAAGTGCTGCTGATTTTACAAGAGCAGACCATGCATCCGATATTAAGACAGGTTGCTTTAGAAATGAATCTTCATTTAGTGACTGGACAGTCCCTTGCTGAGTCAGCGGAGCAAGTCTCAGGTTTTGTTCCCGAGCTGCCCCGTATTCTCCGACATGGGGAAACGAATGGGCGGTTAGCTCAAGAGTTGCTCTTATTTAGCCAGTTTTGCGATGTGATCATCGAGAAAAAGATAAAAAGAGGACTAGCCGTTTTGCAGCCAGCTATCTTTTTGTTTGTCGGCCTCGTAGTTGTCGCCATTTACTTGTCAGTGATGCTGCCTATGTTTCAAATGATGGGTTCTATTTAA